The Mucilaginibacter mallensis genome has a segment encoding these proteins:
- a CDS encoding cholesterol oxidase substrate-binding domain-containing protein, with protein MDAIQRIECKNKAAFVMSFVITDGKFTSPSSGDYPVLQSCTIDLAPTKLPEGNVVWAVVSAYWGSTKAAAEKFTFAMNGKIAVYEVEGTLFGYSINFKGIEDDPGSRPPGFPIFIPIKQEEFLNWAHTIDVPGVWTCAPRSADDVVAACNWAAQNGYTVRPRGIMHNWSPLSVTPGLPDYNKLLLIDTTVSLNDISFIPPHGSVGPSVKVGTGATMAALMQFLETQQGGNGVAPGYSFPHIPAPDNLTVGGVMAINAHGTAVPTPPNDNFTTTYGSMSNRILSLTAVVTDPQGTDPTKAYQLKIFERGDKETTAFMTQLGRALITEVTIQVIDNYNLRCLSITNIDSATLFKEPAGGPPPPNSCGDFLNQSGRIEVIWFPFTTYPWLKVWTVDAAKPATSRQVDGPNNYTFSDNLPDFVTSLIDIILNSDPSLTVKFGQMMLDMTNSGLDGLVLGYPVLPQCRDIWGASKNTLFYVKDTTLRITANGYAVLMNKANVQQAIADFTTQFETMLTAYQGQNKFPINSPLEIRVTGLDSGDGMPSVTGGPAGRPVISSLATDAETIKNNWDVAVWFDVLTIPGTKYAMDFYTELEEWFTQHFTAPATKVVPEWSKGWAYTTNGAWTNDAFIDGIKQDFTTNRAADDNWAWEQAILAKYDAYNIYQSQLTQTLFS; from the coding sequence ATGGATGCTATCCAAAGAATTGAATGCAAGAACAAAGCAGCCTTTGTTATGTCTTTTGTGATTACAGATGGAAAATTCACTAGCCCGTCATCAGGTGATTACCCGGTACTACAATCATGTACAATTGATCTCGCACCAACTAAATTACCCGAAGGTAATGTGGTTTGGGCTGTTGTGTCAGCTTATTGGGGCTCTACCAAGGCTGCTGCAGAAAAATTCACTTTCGCGATGAATGGCAAAATTGCCGTTTATGAAGTGGAGGGTACTCTTTTTGGCTATTCTATTAATTTTAAGGGTATTGAAGATGACCCTGGAAGCCGTCCTCCTGGTTTTCCGATATTTATTCCTATTAAACAAGAAGAATTTTTGAACTGGGCACATACCATTGATGTCCCCGGTGTTTGGACATGCGCCCCGCGTAGCGCGGATGATGTTGTTGCAGCCTGTAACTGGGCAGCACAAAATGGATATACGGTGAGGCCAAGGGGTATTATGCATAATTGGTCGCCACTATCAGTAACACCAGGGTTACCAGATTATAATAAACTACTGCTTATAGATACTACGGTTTCTCTTAATGATATCAGTTTTATTCCGCCACATGGGTCTGTTGGCCCCTCGGTAAAAGTTGGTACAGGTGCAACAATGGCAGCCCTCATGCAATTTTTAGAAACTCAGCAAGGCGGTAATGGAGTTGCGCCGGGTTACAGTTTTCCGCATATACCGGCTCCCGATAATTTAACTGTTGGTGGTGTAATGGCTATCAATGCGCATGGCACAGCAGTACCAACACCGCCCAATGATAATTTTACGACCACCTATGGTTCAATGAGTAACAGGATATTGTCATTAACTGCTGTTGTAACTGACCCACAAGGGACTGACCCCACAAAAGCTTACCAGTTAAAAATATTTGAACGGGGCGATAAAGAAACTACTGCATTTATGACCCAACTTGGGCGCGCACTTATAACCGAAGTTACCATACAGGTGATTGATAACTATAACCTGCGCTGCCTCAGTATTACAAATATCGACAGCGCTACTTTATTTAAAGAACCCGCCGGAGGACCGCCACCGCCAAATAGCTGTGGTGACTTCCTTAATCAAAGTGGGCGTATTGAAGTGATCTGGTTCCCCTTCACTACCTATCCATGGCTAAAGGTGTGGACTGTTGATGCTGCCAAACCGGCTACATCAAGACAGGTAGATGGGCCCAATAATTATACATTCTCTGATAATTTACCTGATTTTGTAACTAGTCTTATAGATATAATTCTAAACAGCGATCCCAGTTTAACCGTAAAATTCGGCCAAATGATGCTGGACATGACCAATAGCGGCCTTGATGGGTTAGTTTTGGGTTATCCTGTGCTACCGCAATGCAGGGATATATGGGGTGCATCAAAAAACACACTATTTTATGTAAAGGACACCACGCTGCGTATAACTGCCAACGGCTATGCAGTATTGATGAATAAAGCCAATGTGCAGCAAGCGATTGCCGATTTCACTACTCAGTTTGAAACCATGCTGACTGCCTATCAGGGGCAAAATAAATTCCCGATCAACTCACCGCTTGAAATACGTGTGACCGGTTTGGACAGTGGTGATGGTATGCCATCGGTTACTGGTGGCCCAGCGGGCAGACCGGTAATTTCGAGCCTGGCAACCGATGCGGAAACAATAAAAAACAATTGGGATGTAGCGGTATGGTTTGATGTGCTCACTATTCCGGGTACAAAATATGCAATGGATTTTTATACAGAGCTGGAAGAATGGTTTACACAGCATTTTACAGCACCAGCAACTAAAGTGGTTCCCGAATGGTCAAAAGGCTGGGCATATACCACAAATGGTGCCTGGACTAATGATGCTTTTATTGATGGGATAAAACAGGATTTTACAACAAACCGTGCTGCCGATGATAATTGGGCATGGGAACAAGCAATATTGGCCAAGTATGATGCGTATAACATATATCAAAGTCAGCTTACGCAAACCTTGTTTTCGTGA
- a CDS encoding RHS repeat-associated core domain-containing protein has protein sequence MSNSNSSDGVSQQSVPQITTFQFSNDAVGQIKDSVNLFTGTANIPINIASLPGRKDLDINIGIMYNSNVQSDVKNWNLSNPTGIIGLGWEMTYDKIVVNKNGSGTPTSNDYYLLSNGSGNQLVQDGFTPATPANILLFQLRNYEFWDVKYDQYTEKWTVIKEDGTVFIYGDKNSGRNTLQYGVGWGNWLGDSSTVIGQEQYVVAWNLSEMQNVWGEKITYSYNNVQVKVGDNTGMEYTQASYLKQIIDSFNRTITYNYGEKYGAKNPGTQNIVEYQAAHTQKPAPNSYQEQYETRYLDHIDVQNPIGDLQFTILFEYDFINLGVSSQTTVYPLMWKRVLTSFWQVQPDGRSLPGMEFEYYDKNADINSGALKTIIYPQGARATYNYKQQALNTSRNLKLNSPLTGATPRVWFGSDYTVITWYNATTKTLRGTVYSWCGNWITFDLNSDQPAGHYFDNVDFDIDTLGVITRQDFIALYFTEKTKKQVQLFLYRRNPTNFGVFNLSDGPRYLPVKTATPNVSVQAGKDFVIAFSKDFTTNAVTAYQWNWKQKRWDTSPSNNPGTGFIPVLLPSPGDVAKASNIVISANDNYYIAALYNQTSMLLQFQLFYHDGNNTWNNSVLYNTSNVKIYQDPNNTSEFPFSLSLSNPFAVATYVTAITATEADYTLRILQWDKSFNLLNPGTPLVNNYKSPVSSGQSQFSVFNTILSDSLITNNPYLNRYTGGPGNSNNPQNWKQASFVTKPTDKPSFVTGQDISIMSLSQGTAAVNQYYQFNPDTGMWGIVQNLGSAGTNPTIGGNYITAGKDIFYQNTNGQWIKQQQQLNSLQAPETVQNRGASYIAYQDNTTANAQTYFASPLNGIPGNPQPLPVIAGGTGQKIMVQQDVVKAGTLLAGSDTFVTYPSNQDFNTTLSLALFKVVSGKAADTLQVTPVAYIEIDNAYNPTDNYYQSYDYASSVQSVITYDAQSNLAQFPKVTVVTGSKTPNAGTAPAGVSINYFSNGVSVQSEIPYPSNWIYNFNQLLNGSLLQKLQYNKQGQLVTSETNYWQVFQNNIVKKNYFFGAFYRLSKSVVMQDGVTQTTGITYFQDLGLQQFSTTSYCDSSGETKTILTEKNYAIQVDAYNIAMTSKHLLNAVAQDSVSVTGKDGVKRYTSSKAVTWKNWANDGSWKWAAYQNYQWLGPANGNPLFDFTDGAQRSGWLKKQEVISRGLPYSVITEMANVDGVVSSYIYDTQGRFEVAEFPAASKAGDEASYYSFEPYEIADGWQLGTGASIIPNTNDTTIDAQMGISSLKIGTGTGIQRQFIPKNQQQDYVFSSYVKLPNGFDANKGNANWRISFIQNSAPVGNDIILPFGNIVGSWQYVYCIISLQGINSGVNTPITINIKAQNDNTTSAVLIDCLRFSPLQSLFAAISMNMKSNMVDAALGANGEIRRKFFDSFQQLVATTGFSGETTSIATNYFSRTGNDNQFSTSDPNSKIKVLSAGGGPALPFTKGNEWMQYWAAGNGSVWNTDSGMLKLSSFQTTGTLSYIGAMTNNYGVLTNVLPSEAITQPLGIKVGNMFTLQWQPATGQWELLNASGAVLQQKKVYQFIIDTPLDDTTTLVSSIQPYLLRRGVSVSNDEMLSLTKTDTGIYDAHYQQYFALQNNGTGTEVSGIGTQWSLLVNENSLLFFVDGELVFNYINAITITGAATLFAGNKIALDYLLTSFNNQITFTCINEAGNDLQSQLLDNTQLTVIENVYDNLGRIIANTKPAFVTADQAPLFQYITNFATYNSSNGIMTGLVADYYPADGGYPYFGTRYETSPLGRQVELSMSGTDYKMGTHTETIAYGTNDNSLGLPAGEYFRTTITDQNGNVSYSLADKRGLEVRKLSQKSVSEQIISSVYYDDAGNATELRSPNYQENDPDNANWITYYGYNFIGQLISSTSNTSGTVNMIYDQANRLRFRQDAEAVAQDNYQYFKYDIPGRIIESGYLTGVWNSEQLQQQANSNPAYPDTPVTWRTQTFYDNNGTSQPFQIGRVIKTLNNQSDNGSPDVEENFVYDVYGNVTIRSQQVFAFDSNKYITGFTYNNLGGITQIDYPTQNIGSPLSIFYQYNSIGQLTGVGKQTNQPDGLAAYIYNAAGKPVQEILNQYGNAPIKRAYSYNSPVWLKELQDNNSQNNEIFDETLKTSATNGPSYYNGQSAEIAYRYPQGISSGSVYTNYYNGINALEQVNETSAFAPAINRQYGFDNNGNFNNVSIGSGSYQYNGQSGKGNQLQSVTDKGNNQSLFSFIYNQNGAISSYIASGGDGLPAQNLGFIYDPGNRMTTLVEDNLNSKSYKFYYSSSNDRVLKQVLTGTTVNASTMYISSLAGNTLVQLDAQGSAKQLTCIVYGPIGIIGFIKDDKQYNTLKDHLGSIRVILDDTAAVAAAYDYDLYGNLNILQQRETNFFSYLYSSQEFDFELGIYNYKARFYFSRVGRFGVVDNYNQFYSPYIFAGNSPLIYVDPSGNFSIGNFFSAIGGAIIGAFEILIGVAVDAIAGILEVVTGGLSTPASIGLASLGGAFLGSGISAVSYSAVGLITNDFSWKDYGVNTAIGFVAGAITAGFGAAGSIAAEAATGVKAAEEAGQAVSSLAKAANSGIKAGFAIAGGEAAAATSTLIDNSANGRSLTTGLGDSLLTGVLSSSLSYALPSLDYKAGWGNLFARMVTNIAKSEAIGLTVQLGTNAVQGDNLSKGLLNTVVGGLVDGSIGNLGTREYASERTKSELNFMGLKNSPNAAPADGIIRL, from the coding sequence ATGAGCAATTCCAATAGTAGTGACGGCGTAAGTCAGCAATCAGTGCCACAAATTACCACTTTCCAATTCAGCAATGATGCGGTGGGACAGATAAAAGATAGCGTAAACCTTTTTACAGGCACAGCCAATATACCAATCAACATCGCCTCGTTGCCGGGGCGTAAAGATTTGGATATCAACATCGGCATTATGTACAACAGCAATGTGCAAAGCGATGTAAAAAACTGGAATTTAAGCAATCCTACTGGTATTATTGGCCTGGGGTGGGAAATGACTTACGACAAAATAGTAGTTAATAAAAATGGCAGCGGCACCCCTACCTCTAATGATTATTACTTATTGAGCAATGGCTCTGGCAATCAGTTAGTACAGGATGGCTTCACCCCTGCCACCCCGGCAAACATCCTTTTGTTTCAACTTCGCAATTATGAGTTTTGGGATGTTAAATACGATCAGTATACCGAGAAATGGACAGTTATTAAGGAAGACGGGACAGTATTTATTTATGGCGATAAAAACAGCGGACGAAATACGTTACAATATGGTGTTGGATGGGGTAACTGGCTGGGTGATTCGTCGACAGTAATTGGTCAGGAACAATACGTTGTTGCCTGGAACCTTTCTGAAATGCAGAATGTATGGGGCGAAAAAATCACCTACAGCTATAATAATGTACAGGTTAAAGTCGGTGATAACACCGGAATGGAATACACACAGGCTTCATACCTTAAACAGATCATAGATAGTTTTAACAGGACAATTACTTATAACTACGGCGAAAAATACGGGGCTAAGAATCCGGGTACACAAAACATTGTTGAATACCAGGCGGCACATACACAAAAGCCAGCACCGAATTCCTACCAGGAACAATATGAAACAAGGTACCTCGACCACATAGATGTACAAAACCCTATCGGTGACCTGCAATTCACTATCTTGTTTGAGTATGATTTTATAAATCTTGGGGTAAGCAGCCAAACAACCGTATATCCGCTCATGTGGAAACGCGTACTTACCAGTTTTTGGCAGGTACAGCCTGATGGAAGATCGCTGCCGGGCATGGAGTTTGAATATTATGATAAAAATGCAGATATAAATTCTGGCGCACTAAAAACAATTATCTATCCGCAAGGTGCAAGGGCAACATATAACTACAAACAGCAAGCGCTGAACACCTCGCGTAACCTAAAACTGAATAGCCCTTTAACAGGCGCTACACCACGGGTATGGTTCGGGTCGGATTATACCGTCATAACATGGTATAATGCAACAACCAAAACACTCAGGGGTACGGTATATTCATGGTGTGGCAACTGGATAACCTTTGATCTGAACAGCGATCAGCCAGCCGGTCATTATTTTGATAATGTAGATTTCGACATTGATACCTTAGGCGTAATTACCCGCCAGGATTTTATAGCGCTTTACTTTACAGAAAAGACAAAAAAACAAGTACAATTGTTTCTTTACAGGCGTAATCCAACAAATTTCGGTGTCTTTAATCTGTCGGACGGGCCACGATACCTGCCTGTAAAAACCGCTACACCGAATGTAAGTGTTCAGGCAGGTAAGGACTTTGTTATCGCCTTTAGCAAGGATTTTACCACTAATGCAGTAACAGCATATCAATGGAACTGGAAACAAAAACGCTGGGATACCTCACCATCAAACAATCCGGGTACGGGCTTTATACCGGTACTGCTCCCCTCGCCAGGTGATGTAGCCAAAGCAAGTAATATAGTTATCTCAGCAAATGATAATTATTATATAGCGGCTCTGTATAATCAAACCAGCATGCTATTACAATTCCAGTTGTTTTACCACGATGGTAATAATACATGGAATAACAGTGTGTTATATAATACATCTAATGTAAAAATTTATCAGGATCCGAATAATACATCTGAGTTTCCATTCAGCTTATCATTAAGCAATCCCTTTGCCGTGGCTACTTATGTAACGGCCATAACAGCTACAGAGGCCGACTATACTCTTCGCATATTGCAATGGGATAAAAGCTTTAATCTGCTTAACCCTGGCACCCCACTGGTTAATAATTATAAATCTCCGGTTAGTAGTGGTCAATCACAATTCAGTGTATTCAATACCATTCTTTCAGATTCTTTAATTACCAATAATCCTTATCTGAACCGCTATACCGGAGGGCCCGGCAACAGTAATAATCCGCAGAACTGGAAACAAGCATCATTCGTAACCAAACCAACGGATAAGCCCAGCTTTGTTACCGGGCAGGATATTTCCATCATGTCATTATCACAAGGTACTGCTGCTGTAAACCAATACTATCAGTTCAACCCCGATACCGGGATGTGGGGGATTGTGCAGAATCTTGGCTCAGCCGGCACCAATCCAACTATCGGCGGCAATTATATAACCGCGGGTAAAGACATCTTTTACCAAAACACCAACGGGCAGTGGATAAAGCAACAACAGCAGTTAAATAGCCTGCAAGCACCGGAAACAGTACAAAATCGTGGCGCTTCCTATATTGCTTATCAGGATAATACTACCGCTAACGCTCAAACCTATTTTGCCAGTCCGCTAAACGGTATTCCTGGCAACCCGCAGCCCTTGCCTGTTATAGCCGGTGGAACAGGCCAAAAAATAATGGTACAGCAGGACGTGGTAAAAGCAGGCACACTGCTGGCCGGTTCAGATACTTTTGTTACCTACCCTTCAAACCAGGATTTCAACACAACATTATCACTGGCACTCTTCAAGGTTGTTAGCGGCAAGGCGGCTGACACATTACAGGTAACGCCCGTGGCTTATATCGAAATTGATAATGCATATAATCCAACTGATAATTATTACCAATCATACGACTATGCCAGTTCTGTACAATCAGTAATTACCTATGACGCGCAGAGTAATCTCGCACAATTTCCCAAAGTAACTGTAGTAACAGGTTCTAAAACACCTAATGCAGGTACGGCGCCAGCAGGAGTTTCTATTAATTACTTTTCAAATGGCGTATCCGTTCAAAGTGAAATACCTTACCCCAGTAATTGGATTTATAACTTTAATCAGTTGCTTAATGGCTCGTTATTGCAAAAACTGCAATACAATAAACAAGGACAGCTGGTAACCAGTGAAACCAACTACTGGCAGGTGTTTCAGAACAATATCGTAAAGAAAAATTACTTTTTCGGGGCTTTTTACCGGCTGAGCAAGAGCGTTGTTATGCAGGATGGTGTAACTCAAACTACTGGCATAACTTACTTTCAGGATCTCGGCCTGCAACAATTTAGTACAACATCTTATTGCGACTCCAGCGGCGAAACGAAAACTATACTCACCGAAAAGAACTATGCTATACAGGTTGATGCCTATAACATCGCCATGACAAGCAAGCACTTGTTGAATGCCGTTGCGCAAGATTCTGTATCTGTTACCGGGAAGGATGGCGTAAAAAGATATACATCATCAAAAGCAGTGACCTGGAAAAACTGGGCAAATGATGGCTCATGGAAATGGGCGGCCTATCAGAATTATCAATGGCTTGGCCCCGCTAATGGGAATCCATTATTTGATTTTACTGATGGCGCTCAACGATCCGGCTGGCTTAAAAAGCAGGAAGTAATCAGTCGTGGATTGCCTTACAGTGTGATCACTGAGATGGCTAATGTTGATGGTGTGGTATCCTCATACATTTACGATACACAGGGCCGTTTTGAAGTAGCCGAATTCCCGGCTGCCAGTAAAGCAGGCGATGAAGCATCCTATTACAGCTTTGAGCCTTATGAAATAGCTGATGGATGGCAACTCGGCACAGGTGCATCAATTATCCCAAATACAAATGATACTACTATAGATGCACAAATGGGCATCAGTTCCCTCAAAATCGGGACAGGCACAGGAATACAACGACAGTTTATCCCCAAAAATCAGCAGCAGGATTACGTATTCTCCAGCTATGTAAAGCTACCCAACGGATTTGACGCCAATAAAGGCAACGCAAACTGGCGGATATCCTTTATCCAAAACTCAGCACCTGTAGGTAACGATATTATATTACCGTTTGGCAATATTGTGGGTAGCTGGCAATATGTTTATTGTATTATCAGCCTGCAGGGTATTAATAGCGGAGTAAATACACCTATTACCATAAACATCAAAGCCCAAAATGACAATACAACATCGGCGGTACTAATTGATTGCCTTCGCTTCTCTCCTTTGCAAAGTCTGTTTGCAGCTATATCCATGAATATGAAAAGCAACATGGTTGATGCAGCATTAGGTGCTAATGGCGAGATCAGGCGCAAATTCTTTGATAGCTTTCAGCAGTTAGTTGCTACAACAGGTTTTTCAGGCGAAACGACCTCTATAGCAACAAACTATTTTTCGCGCACGGGTAACGATAACCAGTTTTCAACAAGCGATCCGAATAGTAAAATAAAAGTACTGTCGGCTGGTGGCGGCCCTGCTCTGCCATTTACAAAGGGTAATGAATGGATGCAGTATTGGGCAGCAGGCAACGGCTCTGTTTGGAATACTGATAGTGGTATGCTTAAACTCAGCTCTTTTCAAACCACAGGCACCTTAAGTTATATTGGCGCTATGACCAATAATTATGGCGTACTCACCAATGTACTGCCGTCTGAAGCCATTACACAACCTCTTGGTATAAAGGTGGGCAATATGTTCACCCTGCAATGGCAACCTGCAACCGGGCAATGGGAACTGCTTAATGCTTCGGGCGCAGTGTTACAGCAAAAAAAGGTATACCAGTTCATTATTGATACGCCTTTGGACGATACCACTACGCTGGTGTCATCTATACAGCCATATTTATTGAGGCGCGGTGTAAGTGTTAGTAATGATGAGATGTTAAGCTTAACAAAGACTGACACGGGTATTTATGATGCACACTATCAGCAATATTTCGCGCTGCAAAACAACGGGACCGGCACGGAAGTAAGCGGTATAGGCACACAATGGTCGTTATTGGTAAATGAAAACAGCCTGTTGTTTTTTGTAGATGGTGAATTGGTTTTCAATTACATAAATGCGATCACAATAACCGGCGCTGCTACCCTATTTGCAGGCAATAAAATTGCATTAGATTACCTGCTTACCTCATTTAATAATCAGATCACATTTACCTGCATTAATGAGGCGGGTAACGATTTACAATCACAGTTATTGGACAATACCCAACTGACGGTTATTGAAAATGTTTATGATAATCTTGGAAGAATTATAGCCAATACCAAACCGGCCTTTGTTACAGCAGATCAAGCACCCCTATTTCAATATATAACTAATTTTGCCACCTATAATTCAAGCAATGGTATTATGACGGGCCTTGTTGCGGATTATTATCCTGCCGATGGTGGCTATCCATATTTCGGCACCCGTTATGAAACATCTCCATTGGGCCGTCAGGTAGAGCTATCAATGTCGGGTACCGATTACAAGATGGGTACCCATACAGAAACCATTGCTTATGGTACTAATGATAATTCACTCGGTTTACCTGCGGGTGAATATTTCCGGACAACCATTACCGATCAGAATGGCAACGTGTCTTATTCCCTTGCCGATAAAAGAGGCCTGGAAGTACGCAAGTTGAGTCAGAAAAGCGTTAGCGAGCAGATCATTTCATCAGTTTATTATGATGATGCAGGCAATGCTACCGAACTGCGATCGCCCAATTACCAGGAAAACGATCCGGATAATGCCAACTGGATCACTTATTACGGGTATAATTTTATTGGGCAGTTGATCAGCAGCACCTCCAATACCAGCGGAACGGTAAACATGATCTATGATCAAGCCAATCGCTTACGGTTCAGGCAGGATGCAGAGGCAGTAGCACAGGACAATTATCAATATTTTAAATATGATATACCGGGCCGGATAATAGAATCAGGCTATTTAACCGGTGTTTGGAACAGTGAACAGTTACAGCAGCAAGCGAATAGCAATCCCGCATACCCTGATACACCAGTTACCTGGCGAACACAAACATTTTATGATAACAATGGCACCTCGCAGCCATTCCAGATTGGCCGGGTAATTAAAACGCTCAATAATCAATCAGACAATGGCTCTCCTGATGTGGAGGAAAATTTTGTGTATGATGTTTATGGTAATGTAACCATTCGCAGTCAGCAGGTATTTGCCTTTGATAGTAATAAATACATCACTGGATTTACCTACAATAATCTTGGCGGCATCACACAAATTGATTACCCGACACAAAATATCGGTTCACCGCTAAGCATATTTTATCAGTACAACAGCATTGGGCAGCTTACTGGTGTTGGCAAGCAGACTAACCAACCTGATGGACTTGCGGCATATATTTACAATGCAGCAGGCAAACCGGTACAGGAAATACTTAATCAATATGGCAATGCTCCTATTAAAAGAGCCTACAGCTATAATTCGCCTGTATGGTTAAAGGAGTTGCAGGATAACAATAGCCAAAACAATGAAATATTTGATGAGACATTAAAAACATCCGCTACCAACGGCCCGTCATATTACAACGGGCAATCCGCAGAGATTGCGTACCGTTATCCGCAGGGTATTTCATCCGGCTCGGTGTATACCAACTATTACAACGGTATTAATGCATTAGAGCAGGTGAATGAAACGAGTGCCTTCGCGCCAGCTATAAACAGGCAGTATGGCTTTGATAATAACGGGAACTTTAATAATGTAAGTATTGGTTCCGGCAGTTATCAATACAATGGGCAATCCGGTAAAGGCAATCAGTTGCAAAGCGTTACTGATAAGGGTAATAACCAGTCGCTGTTTAGTTTTATATATAATCAAAATGGGGCTATCAGCAGCTACATAGCCTCAGGAGGCGATGGTTTGCCGGCACAAAATCTTGGTTTTATCTATGATCCGGGTAACCGTATGACCACACTGGTTGAAGATAACCTCAACTCAAAATCCTATAAATTTTATTACAGCAGTTCAAACGACAGGGTGCTAAAACAGGTGCTCACAGGTACAACTGTTAATGCATCAACCATGTATATAAGCAGTTTGGCTGGTAATACACTTGTTCAGTTGGATGCGCAAGGCAGTGCCAAACAATTAACCTGCATCGTATATGGGCCTATCGGGATTATTGGATTTATTAAAGATGACAAACAATATAATACCCTCAAGGATCACCTTGGTTCGATAAGGGTTATACTTGATGATACTGCTGCCGTAGCCGCAGCTTACGATTACGATCTATATGGAAATCTAAATATATTACAGCAACGGGAAACTAATTTCTTTTCCTATCTGTATAGTAGCCAGGAGTTTGACTTTGAATTAGGTATTTATAACTATAAGGCGCGCTTTTACTTTAGCAGGGTTGGCCGCTTTGGTGTGGTTGATAATTATAACCAGTTCTATAGTCCGTATATATTTGCGGGTAACAGTCCGTTAATTTATGTCGACCCATCGGGCAACTTCTCTATTGGTAATTTCTTCTCAGCCATAGGCGGGGCAATTATTGGCGCGTTTGAAATATTAATAGGAGTTGCTGTAGATGCTATTGCGGGCATACTCGAGGTTGTTACCGGGGGATTATCAACACCGGCAAGTATCGGGTTGGCGAGCCTGGGCGGTGCCTTTTTAGGCTCGGGTATCAGCGCAGTATCCTACTCTGCTGTGGGTTTAATTACTAATGATTTCAGCTGGAAAGATTATGGTGTAAATACAGCCATTGGCTTTGTTGCCGGTGCTATTACTGCGGGTTTCGGCGCTGCCGGATCAATAGCTGCGGAGGCTGCCACAGGTGTTAAAGCCGCTGAAGAAGCAGGGCAAGCAGTAAGTAGTTTGGCTAAAGCTGCAAATTCAGGTATCAAAGCCGGCTTTGCTATCGCGGGTGGCGAAGCAGCGGCGGCTACATCAACATTAATTGATAATTCCGCTAATGGGCGCAGCCTTACCACCGGATTGGGCGATTCGCTGCTTACCGGTGTACTCAGTTCATCATTATCTTATGCGTTGCCAAGCCTTGATTATAAGGCAGGATGGGGTAATCTCTTTGCACGAATGGTAACCAACATCGCAAAATCCGAAGCAATTGGCCTTACCGTACAATTAGGCACAAATGCGGTGCAGGGCGATAATCTGAGTAAAGGCTTATTAAATACCGTTGTTGGCGGACTTGTAGATGGCAGTATTGGCAATTTAGGAACAAGGGAATATGCCAGTGAACGCACTAAAAGTGAGCTCAATTTTATGGGTTTGAAAAATTCACCAAATGCTGCACCTGCTGATGGGATCATCAGACTTTAA
- a CDS encoding 2OG-Fe(II) oxygenase codes for MSFIIEDFRQSSIDNWYWFQEALSPEEIELLEKLQADIPFKQAVINANPHDLEEYRKSEIKWLPQHMDECRWLYEKFVKMVTEANNSLWHFELTGIFDDLQYTVYHEGGGHYDWHMDIGSGIFSRRKVSITLQLSDPDEYEGGDFEFLLGKDIIKLPRKKGCAIVFPSFFLHRVSPVTKGVRKSLVLWISGQPYR; via the coding sequence ATGAGTTTTATTATTGAAGATTTCAGGCAAAGTTCTATTGATAACTGGTACTGGTTCCAAGAGGCGCTAAGTCCCGAAGAAATAGAACTATTGGAGAAATTACAGGCAGATATCCCCTTCAAACAAGCAGTAATAAATGCGAACCCACACGATTTGGAAGAATATCGGAAGAGCGAGATCAAATGGCTGCCACAGCATATGGATGAATGCAGATGGTTGTATGAAAAATTTGTAAAAATGGTTACCGAAGCCAATAACTCGCTTTGGCATTTTGAACTTACAGGCATTTTTGATGACCTGCAATACACTGTTTATCATGAAGGCGGCGGCCATTATGACTGGCATATGGATATCGGCAGTGGTATTTTTTCAAGGCGCAAGGTCAGTATAACGCTTCAACTCTCCGACCCTGATGAGTATGAAGGCGGTGATTTTGAGTTTTTGTTGGGTAAGGATATCATAAAACTTCCACGGAAAAAAGGATGCGCCATTGTATTTCCGTCGTTCTTTTTACATCGTGTATCACCCGTTACAAAAGGTGTTCGCAAATCATTGGTGTTGTGGATATCGGGGCAGCCTTACCGCTAA